CATCTGCAGGTGCTGGGGATTATCCAGCGGACGCCACAACCATTCACCGCGTCCATTATTGATCAAAAGCCCGTCGCTTGAATGGACTTCACCGCGATAGTCATCAAAGAACCGGCGGCGCTGTTCGCCAAACAGGAACATGCCATTCAGCGGTGCTATGCCGATCTTCTCCACCCCGTCGCGGAAGAACAGGTGGGCCTTGATGTCGGCCCGGCTCCGGTTGCCGGGCGTGATATCAAACTGATAGGCACCGGTTATCCGTTCACTGTCGAGCAACGCGAACACGGTGATGGTATTTGCGCCATCCTTTGGCTCGACAATCCAGAATTCACGAAAGACCGGAATTTCCTCGCCGGTTGGACCAGCAAGATCCACCGCAAGGCCGCGCGCCATCTGGCCGATTGATTGGCCCTGACCCTGAAGGCGGAAATAGGAAGCGCCGAGAAAACGGGTCAGCTCATCATTGCTGGTGACATCAGAAAGCGGATAACGGAGGCGGAACCCGGCATAGTTCTGCGTCGAGAAATCATTCCCCGACAGGCCAGTCTTGCCGAAATCAAACAGTCCGGCCGAGTACGGAATGACCTGAACTTCGCCGTCCCGCACCAGATTGATGGTTACCGGCACGTCATACATGGTGCCCGGATGAAACAGCTCCAGACTGAAATCGGTCTCGGCCGGATTAAAGAAGGCACGCTGCGACTTGAAGCGGATCTGTGCGTAATCTTCTGCGCTCAGGGCTGAAAGTGCCTCGGGCAGTTCGCGATGCGGATTAACGAACGGCTGTTTGGCAAGATTGCGCGCAAGGTTGGTCACCATTGCCGGATCAAACATCACCGGCTTGGATACGTTTGGCTGTTTTTCGGCATCAGACACCGCATTCTCAACCGTATCTTCCGGCGATGCTGCAGTATCGGCCGTCTGTTCTGCCGGTGCATTTTGCCCAGAAGCTGGAACCGGCGCTGGAATTGGCGCAGACGCATTTTCCTCGGTACTCTGTGGGACAGGTGCCGGATCACTTTCCTGTGCATGGATGGCCGCAGGCCCGCCGATCATGATCAACGCGGACGCGGCAGCACCCAAAAGAACACGTCTGAGGGGCAGCTTGCTATGCTGCTGAAAATGTTGCGTCATGCTCTTATATGCTACCAACCGTTGGATTTTTCCGAATTTATTGGTTGCTGTTGTGCACAGAAAACAGGGCAGGAATGTGTCGTCATCAGGGTAAGAATCCGCAAAGCCACAACCGATCAGTTGCCCGAAAGGATTGCTTTAATCCCGGACATGTCATTGGCAAAGCGTCATTTTTGCATGGGCAGCAACGGAAAAACGCTGCAAAGAACCGCTTGACGGAAACGCAAAACCGTTTGTCAAACCGCTGATTGAAACGCGCTGTTTTCCGCGCTGGAATCGGCGTGCAATTCACGTGGGGAAACCTTGTGGCGCTGCTGGATGGCACGTGCCAGTGCCGTTGTGCTGCGGTAACCGACTTGCCCCGCAACCGCTTGCAGTCTTTTGCCATCACGCAACAACCCAAACGCCAGATCAAGGCGAATGGTTTGCAGGAAATCACCGGGCGATGTGCCCAGCAAATCGCGAAACCGGGCAGCAAAGCTCGCCCGCGACATGCCGGCAATTTCGGCCTGTCGTTCAATCGACCAGTTTTCGCCGGGTTTCTGATGAAGTTCACCGACCACGCGCGCAATCCGCGGATCGCGCATGGCCGCCAGAATGCCCGGACGGACAAGGTTCTTGGCCTGACAGTGACGCAACACCATCAACAACAGCAGATCAACCAGAAGATTGATTGCCGTGCGTTGCCCGGGCTGCGCGCCCAGTGATTCCGAAAACAGCTGATTGGTGATGGCCTCAAGCCCGGGGAGTTCGTCAAAGGGCAAAAAAAGATATTCCGGCAAACCCAGTTTAGCGGGGCTCAAACCAATATCGGGGAAATCGAGATTGGCACAGACCATTGCTGCGCCACCTGCGGGAGTCTCGATATCGTGGGGCACCGGACATCCGAAAAGGACCACGCCGGGGCGATCCAGTCTCGCCTTTTCGCGCCCGTCAAAAATGACCCGCATCGTGCCACTTTGCAAAACATGCAGCATGCCTTGCTGTTGCGATGGCAGATCAGCTCGACCCTGATGATGACTGCTGCCGCAATGGGTTCCGGCAAAAATCACATCACCGCGCGGGTGATTTCCGGCAAACATATCAGACAGGACATCCTTCTCAGACGAATTGCGTGCTTCCTCAGACAACAAGTCACTTCTCCGACGGTAGGCTGTTTACAGATTTCAAGACGTCCTCTTGATGAACCAGTTCCGTGATCGCCTGCCAGTAAAGACCCGGTGATCACCCCGTGAAGGAGATGAAAAAGATGACCAAACGTTCCAGTTTCATGCGTTCCGCTGCCCTCGCCGCAGTCCTGGGTATTTCCGCAGTTGGCAGCATTGTCGCCATCAGCGCACCGGCATCGGCCGCACAGGAAGTCCACATTGTTGAAGGCTACGCCCTGCAGGGTTTTGACCCGGTTGCATACTTCACCGTCGGTGCCCCGACCCCGGGCAACTCCGAATTCAAGGCCGAGCACGGCGGTGCGACCTATCGCTTTGCCAGCGCTGAAAACCGTGACCTGTTCAATGCCAACCCGGAAAAATACGCACCGCAGTATGGTGGGTTCTGTGCCTTTGGTGCGGCAATGGGTCGTAAATTCGGTGCCGATCCGCAGGCATGGCGCATCGTTGACAACAAGCTGTATCTGAACCTGAACAAGGAAATCCAGCAGCGCTGGATTGCCGATATCCCGGGCTTCATTCGCGGTGCTGACCACAACTGGGAAATCATCGAGCCGATCGAAGACGCCAAGCTGGCTGATGAGAAAATGGCCCCCAAAGGCCTGACCATCGGCGCACAATAATCCCGGGCGCGGAATGCCCTGACCCGGGTTTCTCCCTGGCTCCCTGTTGCCCGGTATGACAATGGCCGGCCCGATGAACGGGCCGGCCATTTGTTTTTTGATCTGTGAAAGCCGCGATCAGTATCCGACCGCACAACCATCCTTGCGCGGGTCCGAACCCGCAACATACCCCGCATCGGTCTTGGCAATCAGCTGCGCGCCGCCAAATCCGAAGTTGGTGCTGTCAGGTGTTTCGACCTTGATCACATGACCCTTGGCCTTGAGTGCGTCGATCACATCCGCCCCGACCGATGTTTCCACGGCAACATTCAGCCCCGAAAGTGCCTGCCAGCGTGGTGCATCGGCCGCTGTTTGCGGATCCTGCCCCCAAAGCTGGGTACGAAGCGTCATTTGCAGATGACCCTGTGCCTGCATCGGGCCGCCCATAACGCCAAAACTCATGACCGGATTGCCATCAAGGCCCATCAGGAATGCCGGGATGATTGTCTGGAACGGGCGTTTGCCGCCCTTGACCAGATTGGGATGGCCGTCTTTGAGGCTAAAGCCGTGACCACGGTTCTGCAGACTGATCGAGGTGCCCGGCACCACGACACCAGACCCAAAGCCCATATAGTTCGACTGGATGAACGACACCATCATGCCATTTTCGTCGGCCGTACTGACATAAACCGTGCCGCCATGTTTGGGCGCACCGGCCTTGAAGTCCTGCGCCTTGTTGGCATCAATCAGGGCCGCGCGCGATTTCAGATAATCATCAGACAGCAGATGCTCGACCGTGATATCGGTCATGTAATCCAGGTCGGCGACATAGGCTTGCATGTCGGCAAAGGCCAGTTTCATGGCCTCGATCTCGAGATGAAGTGCCTCGACCGAGTCCGACTCATAATCGGTAATGTTGGTATGGCGCAAAATGCCCAGCGCGATCAGGGCCGAAATCCCCTGCCCGTTTGGCGGGATTTCATGCAGCTTCACATTGCCAAAGCTTTGCGAAATCGTACCAACCCAATCGGCCTTGTGACTACCAAGGTCTTCTTCCGACAGGGCCGCACCATGTTCCTTGGCAAAGGCGGCAATCTTGCTGGCCAGTTTGCCGCGATAGAAACTCTCGCCCTTGGTTTCAGCGATATCAATAAGGCTTTCGGCCGCGGCCTTGCTGACAAACAGCTCGCCCGCCTTTGGGGCCTTTCCGCCCGGAAGGAACGCCTCGGCAAAGCCAGGCTGCTTACCCAGCAAATCGCCGCCCTTTTCCCAAAGGGTGGCGATGATTGGCGATACGGCAAAGCCGCGGGTCGCGTATTCAATCGCCGGCTCGAACAGTTTTTCAAACGGCAATTTGCCGAACTTCTCGGAAATTTCATGCCAAGACGATACCGCACCCGGTGTGGTGACCGATTCCCAGCCCCGCTGTGGCATGGTGTCAGAACCGGCAAAGCGTTCCGGGTTCCAAGCCGCAGGCGCACGGCCCGATGCATTCAGACCATGCAGTTCCTTGCCATCCCAGATGATGGCATAGGCATCCGATCCAAGACCGTTGCCGGTGGGCTCAACCACGGTAAGTGCAATCGCAGATGCAAGTGCGGCATCGGCGGCATTACCACCGGCCCACAGCATGCGCAAACCTGCCTGGGCTGCAAGCGGCTGGGATGTTGAAACCATATTGCGCGCCAGCACCGGCGACCGGCGTGAGGCATAAAGCGCGTCGTGACGAAGTTTCATGGAAGTCTCCTAATCCTTAATCGCCGTCTTGTTCATCGGTGGCAGGACGGTCTTTTTTGCGCATCTTCAGCACCGAACGGACACTGAAGATGACTGAAAGAAGGGCGGCCGCCAGCAGAATGGCGGAGATCGGACGGGTAAAGAACACCGTCCAGTCACCGTCACTCATCAGCGCGCGGCGCAGGTTGGTTTCGGCAATCGGTCCCAGAATGACACCCAGCACCAGCGGCGCCAGCGGATAATCAAGCGACTTCAATCCATAGCCGACAAGTCCAATCGCACCGAGCAGATAAAGATCCGTCACCCGGTTATTGAGCGCAAAGGCCCCGATCACACAACAGATCATGACAGTCGGCACGATGAACTGTTTGGGAATGTCGGTCACGCGCAGGAACAAACGCATCGACAGCACGCAAACCACCAGCATCATGAGCGACGCCACAACCATGGCAACGAACATGCCATAGGCCAGATCGGCATTGTCCATGATCAGACGCGGACCCACCGATATGCCATGCACCATAAGGGCCGCCATCAGAATGGCATCCACCGCCGATCCCGGAATACCCAGCGCAATCATCGGAATAAGACCACCACCGGCCGTGGCAGAGTTCCCGGCCTCGGACGCAATCACGCCATCGGGGTTGCCCTTCCCGAATTCATCGGGATTTTTGGAACTTCGCTTGGCCTGATCATAGGCCAGAAGGTTCGCGATTGAGCCGCCTGCACCCGGAAGAGCACCGATAAACACACCAATAAGTGATGAACGCACCAGATTGACCGGATGCATCAGAACTTCACGCATGACCGCCCAGGTCTTGAATTCGATGACATCGGGAATAAGCGCATCACTGCCCTTGCCTTTGCCGTGATCCTCAACTTCGCTCATCAACTGGCTGATGGCAAAAATACCGATCAGGACAACAAGAAACGGCAGGCCCGGCATCAAAAGATCACTGTCAAAGGTCAGACGCGGGCGACCCATCATCGGATCCGGGCCGATGGTCGCAAGGCCCAGACCAATCACCCCGGCAATCAAACCGCGCATCAGCGAATTGCCCACAAGGCTTGCGACAATGGTCAGCGCAAACACGATCAAAGAGAAATATTCCCAGGGCCCCAGTTTGACCGCCAAAAGCGCCAGCGGCGGGGCAGCGACAATCAGAACAATGGTGGAAATAACCGTCCCGAAGAACGATGACCACACACCAAGCGAAAGCGCACGTCCCGGTTCTCCGCCGCGCGCCATCGGATAGGCATCAAACGTGGTTGCGACTGAACTTGGTGTACCGGGAATCCCCAGAAGGGCTGCACTGATCAGCCCGCCGGTATAGCCGCCGACATAAACCGACAACATCACCGAAACACCTTGCAATGGATTCATCGCAAAGGTCAGTGGCAAGGTAAGGATAATCGCCATTGTCACGGTAAAGCCCGGAATGGCGGCTGCCACGATCCCGGCAATTGAACCGATCAGCATGTAGATCAAGGTGTCAAAGGCGAACACCTGATGGGCACCGGAAATAAATGCGTCCAACATGATCGTAAACTTTACTTAGGCCGCGAACAGTACGCCACGCGGAAGAAACACGTTAAAGACCTCGGCAAACAGGATGTTCAAACCAACCGAGAAAATCAGGGCGGCGATGATCGACTGTATGAGAGTCTTTTTCGAAATACCGGCAATCAAAAGCTGGGTAATCAACAGGAAGACAAAAGTTGCCAACGAGAACCCGGCAACCGGCAGCGCAAGCAGATAGACAACCAGCAAGCCAAAAATCGCAAATGAAATGCGACGCACCTTGACCCACTGACCGAATGCATGCGCAAAGCCATCAAGATGACCGGCCTTTCGGATATCAAGAACCGCACGCACAGACGCGATCAGGCACAAGACAGCCAGAACAGCAAAAACCAGTTTCGGGAACGATCCTGCGCCCAGCGGCTCCCATCGTGACGTCGGCAATTCTCCCGCCCGGATCGACAGATAAACCGATCCAAGTCCAAAAACGATATATGAAATCAGCCGTGCGACTTCAATTTTTGCACGCAAAGCAGCGGATGCCGATGCATCCGCTGCTGCTGATTTCCCGTTCGGGGTCGTCATCCTTCGAGCTTGCCGACCAGACGGTTGACCGTGTCGGACAACTTGCCGAGATAGGCCTTGTATTCTTCCTGACCAAGGAACATCGGCGAAGAACCAACATTGGTGACCTTGCTACGGACGTCTTCGCGCTGCATGACCTTTTCGAGATGCGCTTCGAGGGCATCTGCAATTTCCTGCGGCGTACCCTTCGGCAGAACAACACCGCGGGTCACCGCCAGATCAAGATCGTGGCCCAGCTCGCCAAAGGTCGGAACGTCCGGGGCTTCTTCGGTACGCTCGGGCATACCAACCGCAGCAAAGACCAGTTCACCGTTTTCAACAAACTGACCAGCCGAGGAAACGTCACCGATGGCAACGTCGATATTGCCGCCAACCAGCGCACGAATACGCTGACCGGTGCCTTCATACCCAACATAGGAGAAT
Above is a window of Thalassospira sp. ER-Se-21-Dark DNA encoding:
- a CDS encoding glucan biosynthesis protein, whose translation is MTQHFQQHSKLPLRRVLLGAAASALIMIGGPAAIHAQESDPAPVPQSTEENASAPIPAPVPASGQNAPAEQTADTAASPEDTVENAVSDAEKQPNVSKPVMFDPAMVTNLARNLAKQPFVNPHRELPEALSALSAEDYAQIRFKSQRAFFNPAETDFSLELFHPGTMYDVPVTINLVRDGEVQVIPYSAGLFDFGKTGLSGNDFSTQNYAGFRLRYPLSDVTSNDELTRFLGASYFRLQGQGQSIGQMARGLAVDLAGPTGEEIPVFREFWIVEPKDGANTITVFALLDSERITGAYQFDITPGNRSRADIKAHLFFRDGVEKIGIAPLNGMFLFGEQRRRFFDDYRGEVHSSDGLLINNGRGEWLWRPLDNPQHLQMSSFLDENPIGFGLLQRDRNFDHYQDLEKRFDQQPGYWVMPKGKWGKGHIELVEIPSPSETNDNIVAYWVPETKPTAGGEMQVEYSVTATRDGTGLHGMAQATDTRIQRSASQGDEDRSGTRFVLNFAGGDLDYFIKDADKLRADISASKGEVRNIRILPDPENGGVRVFFDLVNAGDATSSNLRVFLLYQNKVLSETWTMPWAF
- a CDS encoding AraC family transcriptional regulator, with protein sequence MSEEARNSSEKDVLSDMFAGNHPRGDVIFAGTHCGSSHHQGRADLPSQQQGMLHVLQSGTMRVIFDGREKARLDRPGVVLFGCPVPHDIETPAGGAAMVCANLDFPDIGLSPAKLGLPEYLFLPFDELPGLEAITNQLFSESLGAQPGQRTAINLLVDLLLLMVLRHCQAKNLVRPGILAAMRDPRIARVVGELHQKPGENWSIERQAEIAGMSRASFAARFRDLLGTSPGDFLQTIRLDLAFGLLRDGKRLQAVAGQVGYRSTTALARAIQQRHKVSPRELHADSSAENSAFQSAV
- a CDS encoding YHS domain-containing (seleno)protein encodes the protein MTKRSSFMRSAALAAVLGISAVGSIVAISAPASAAQEVHIVEGYALQGFDPVAYFTVGAPTPGNSEFKAEHGGATYRFASAENRDLFNANPEKYAPQYGGFCAFGAAMGRKFGADPQAWRIVDNKLYLNLNKEIQQRWIADIPGFIRGADHNWEIIEPIEDAKLADEKMAPKGLTIGAQ
- a CDS encoding gamma-glutamyltransferase family protein, which produces MKLRHDALYASRRSPVLARNMVSTSQPLAAQAGLRMLWAGGNAADAALASAIALTVVEPTGNGLGSDAYAIIWDGKELHGLNASGRAPAAWNPERFAGSDTMPQRGWESVTTPGAVSSWHEISEKFGKLPFEKLFEPAIEYATRGFAVSPIIATLWEKGGDLLGKQPGFAEAFLPGGKAPKAGELFVSKAAAESLIDIAETKGESFYRGKLASKIAAFAKEHGAALSEEDLGSHKADWVGTISQSFGNVKLHEIPPNGQGISALIALGILRHTNITDYESDSVEALHLEIEAMKLAFADMQAYVADLDYMTDITVEHLLSDDYLKSRAALIDANKAQDFKAGAPKHGGTVYVSTADENGMMVSFIQSNYMGFGSGVVVPGTSISLQNRGHGFSLKDGHPNLVKGGKRPFQTIIPAFLMGLDGNPVMSFGVMGGPMQAQGHLQMTLRTQLWGQDPQTAADAPRWQALSGLNVAVETSVGADVIDALKAKGHVIKVETPDSTNFGFGGAQLIAKTDAGYVAGSDPRKDGCAVGY
- a CDS encoding tripartite tricarboxylate transporter permease; the protein is MLDAFISGAHQVFAFDTLIYMLIGSIAGIVAAAIPGFTVTMAIILTLPLTFAMNPLQGVSVMLSVYVGGYTGGLISAALLGIPGTPSSVATTFDAYPMARGGEPGRALSLGVWSSFFGTVISTIVLIVAAPPLALLAVKLGPWEYFSLIVFALTIVASLVGNSLMRGLIAGVIGLGLATIGPDPMMGRPRLTFDSDLLMPGLPFLVVLIGIFAISQLMSEVEDHGKGKGSDALIPDVIEFKTWAVMREVLMHPVNLVRSSLIGVFIGALPGAGGSIANLLAYDQAKRSSKNPDEFGKGNPDGVIASEAGNSATAGGGLIPMIALGIPGSAVDAILMAALMVHGISVGPRLIMDNADLAYGMFVAMVVASLMMLVVCVLSMRLFLRVTDIPKQFIVPTVMICCVIGAFALNNRVTDLYLLGAIGLVGYGLKSLDYPLAPLVLGVILGPIAETNLRRALMSDGDWTVFFTRPISAILLAAALLSVIFSVRSVLKMRKKDRPATDEQDGD
- a CDS encoding tripartite tricarboxylate transporter TctB family protein — encoded protein: MTTPNGKSAAADASASAALRAKIEVARLISYIVFGLGSVYLSIRAGELPTSRWEPLGAGSFPKLVFAVLAVLCLIASVRAVLDIRKAGHLDGFAHAFGQWVKVRRISFAIFGLLVVYLLALPVAGFSLATFVFLLITQLLIAGISKKTLIQSIIAALIFSVGLNILFAEVFNVFLPRGVLFAA